A region from the Drosophila bipectinata strain 14024-0381.07 chromosome 3R, DbipHiC1v2, whole genome shotgun sequence genome encodes:
- the LOC108121809 gene encoding zinc carboxypeptidase: MMLSGWIPHQLLLLLLLASGMVLESAAASFCTKADQCAVGEEVNPATSVAQARYDHTRIYQVQLASEEHVRLFQALELASDSCSFMGHARVPGQKLTIMVTGSKVADFDDLVHSYNVTHRVLNYNFQALIDANYLEVAPENTPADQFDWKRYHPLESIYKWLEHLAEQHPSVVTLVDLGPSTQGLPIKGVRLAFGRENIPSVFVESGIHAREWIAPATATYIIYQLLNSKDSEIQELARSQNWLIFPTVNPDGYRYTFVGDRMWRKNRALFGICRGVDLNRNFPFHWNVTGASGDPCRYDYSGPSAGSEVETQRIVQYLEQHAQGDRIKTFISLHSYSQMIMFPYGHTPERVENYQDLKEMGQLAAQRIKDVSGRIYKSGSIYETIYPSSGGSKDWAHGHLKIPITYSYELRGPAESEDLFILSAREIEPTASEAFASLQTIVQEAGKRGYYH, encoded by the coding sequence ATGATGTTATCTGGATGGATTCCGcatcagctgctgctgctcctcctcctggcGAGCGGTATGGTTCTCGAATCTGCGGCAGCCAGCTTTTGCACCAAGGCAGATCAGTGTGCTGTAGGTGAGGAGGTCAATCCCGCTACGAGTGTGGCCCAGGCGCGCTACGATCACACCCGGATCTACCAAGTGCAGCTAGCCAGCGAGGAACATGTGCGTCTCTTTCAAGCTTTGGAGTTGGCCAGCGACTCCTGTTCGTTCATGGGTCACGCCCgagttccgggccaaaagctAACCATTATGGTAACGGGCTCTAAAGTGGCGGACTTCGACGACCTCGTACACAGCTACAACGTGACCCACCGCGTCCTGAACTACAACTTCCAGGCCCTGATCGATGCCAACTATCTAGAAGTGGCTCCTGAAAACACTCCCGCTGATCAGTTCGACTGGAAAAGGTATCATCCTCTGGAGAGCATATACAAGTGGCTGGAGCACTTGGCAGAACAGCATCCCTCGGTGGTTACTCTTGTAGATCTGGGCCCCAGCACTCAGGGATTGCCCATCAAAGGAGTGAGGCTTGCCTTCGGTCGCGAGAATATCCCTAGTGTTTTTGTGGAGAGCGGAATACATGCCCGGGAATGGATTGCTCCGGCGACAGCcacatatattatatatcaacttttgaaCTCGAAGGATTCAGAAATCCAGGAACTGGCCCGCTCCCAGAACTGGTTGATATTCCCCACTGTTAACCCCGATGGATACCGCTACACTTTCGTGGGAGATCGCATGTGGCGCAAAAATCGAGCCCTCTTTGGCATCTGCCGGGGAGTAGATCTGAACCGGAATTTCCCCTTCCACTGGAACGTGACCGGAGCTAGCGGGGATCCCTGTCGCTACGATTATTCCGGACCTTCAGCAGGCAGCGAAGTGGAAACCCAGCGGATAGTCCAGTACCTGGAGCAGCACGCTCAAGGCGATAGGATAAAAACGTTTATATCCCTGCACAGCTATTCTCAGATGATCATGTTTCCCTATGGACATACGCCGGAGCGCGTGGAGAACTACCAGGATCTGAAAGAGATGGGACAGTTGGCGGCTCAGCGAATCAAGGATGTCAGTGGACGGATCTACAAGAGCGGCAGCATCTACGAGACCATTTATCCCTCTAGTGGTGGATCCAAGGACTGGGCCCATGGTCATCTGAAGATTCCAATTACCTACTCGTACGAGCTGCGTGGTCCGGCGGAAAGCGAGGATCTGTTCATCTTGTCGGCCCGGGAGATCGAGCCCACGGCCAGCGAAGCCTTCGCCTCTCTCCAGACGATCGTGCAGGAGGCTGGCAAACGTGGCTATTACCACTGA